Proteins from a single region of Schistocerca gregaria isolate iqSchGreg1 chromosome 3, iqSchGreg1.2, whole genome shotgun sequence:
- the LOC126354201 gene encoding cilia- and flagella-associated protein 251-like: MSSGRNTPHIQEEGKESTLSLSEDPPETHMNVLHDPASENGKTENRSGQEKEERRQRQGKCKDELGQRKGEQKSVLEKEEQELGQRKERERQWPEIGKWRFLKKEGGIVKGRLKEQVGMHCSVSLSEAELSMGIMEKLGIIKRRGKKMNLIEREGEAGARIRQEERHTSLGQKDLELRSGRGEAKVGHGQRVVGTATGEGEMEPCREKRGQASTPKDSVGAVAGEEQLVVNLTQEARARLHEQQVDAVVSQTIKEEGLVHGEAQAGFEQEIAGTERGEAEPEAFVEKEKSIEPLQKEEKEGRRRVRSILNRLWERVVHRPHSTDQATIQLLSEDVVAMVWARWRTTNVL, from the exons GCAAAGAGTCAACACTCTCTCTCTCAGAAGACCCGCCAGAAACACATATGAATGTGCTCCACGACCCAGCGTCGGAAAATGGTAAAACTGAGAATAGATCAGGGCAAGAAAAGGAAGAACGAAGACAAAGACAAGGAAAATGTAAAGACGAATTGGGACAAAGAAAAGGTGAACAGAAATCAGTATTAGAGAAAGAGGAACAAGAATTAGGACAAAGAAAAGAGCGAGAAAGACAATGGCCAGAAATAGGAAAATGGAGGTTTTTGAAGAAAGAGGGAGGTATAGTGAAAGGTAGGCTAAAAGAGCAGGTCGGAATGCATTGTTCTGTATCACTTTCAGAAGCTGAGCTCAGCATGGGAATAATGGAAAAGTTGGGGATTATAAAACGGAGAGGGAAGAAAATGAACTTAATAGAAAGGGAAGGAGAAGCAGGGGCAAGGATAAGGCAAGAAGAGCGTCACACGAGTCTGGGGCAAAAGGATCTCGAGCTACGGTCGGGACGAGGTGAAGCTAAAGTGGGCCACGGGCAGCGTGTAGTGGGGACTGCCACAGGAGAAGGAGAAATGGAACCGTGTCGAGAGAAGCGAGGTCAGGCAAGTACGCCGAAGGATAGCGTAGGGGCAGTTGCAGGTGAGGAGCAGTTGGTTGTAAACTTAACACAAGAGGCGAGAGCACGTCTACACGAACAGCAGGTGGATGCAGTGGTTAGCCAGACAATCAAGGAGGAAGGACTGGTCCACGGAGAAGCACAGGCAGGCTTTGAGCAAGAAATAGCGGGCACAGAGCGTGGAGAAGCGGAACCAGAAGCATTCGTGGAGAAGGAAAAATCTATCGAACCATTAcaaaaggaagagaaagag GGCCGCAGACGTGTCAGGAGTATTCTTAACCGATTGTGGGAGCGAGTGGTTCATCGACCCCATTCCACAGATCAAGCAACAATTCAGTTATTGAGTGAAGATGTTGTGGCAATGGTTTGGGCTCGATGGCGCACAACAAATGTACTGTAG